A single genomic interval of Asterias amurensis chromosome 1, ASM3211899v1 harbors:
- the LOC139941245 gene encoding proton-coupled folate transporter-like isoform X1 — translation MKFADLAQSIMKYLKLITVEPVMFAISVTTFMQQPSNQQLVLQKVCLLNFNKTICNEGVDEFIAVENIVHADAAYWSFYLKIALFLPGALFSSIYGSLSDTVGRKIFLIIPSFGVIFGAVSFSFQALYPHLHLGYLLISEVIVGLSGNVFIAYIVAKCYLCDITDIANRTKRLGVMKSMCYLGGPLGAFLSGILIDKEGFAAVYLIVVAIHIVVIIYVVLLLDETVVCYVIEDDDDIEKSGDSDDDTKKAGCGPCCMTLSRLSSKVLASIEQTVSVCFRARLGFRRKHLLLTQLVGIIHNLCSSAEMDLTVLYTKHTPLNWSATTIGIFISLRTTLKAFTLAVGLPVIFQLVKRHWVQLDLGLVSIGVISTASALVIMAFAKNTTHMMLAPFVGMFIGFPCVILNSIKSKLVEPHEYGSLFASTTLIQTLTSTAGSAVFNSIYAASLPIWPGLSFVVLAGIYFVSLFFLLYLWYDIKVTSSDDTFDSDDGHHEYQQLKHDEEKVNAE, via the exons ATGAAATTCGCCGACCTCGCCCAGTCGATTATGAAGTATTTGAAACTCATAACTGTGGAGCCTGTAATGTTCGCCATCTCAGTTACTACGTTCATGCAGCAGCCTTCAAACCAACAGTTAGTCTTACAGAAAGTATGTCTACTCAACTTCAACAAGACAATATGCAATGAGGGTGTGGATGAGTTCATTGCTGTGGAGAATATCGTCCATGCTGATGCAGCTTACTGGAGCTTCTACCTGAAGATTGCGCTGTTTCTCCCAGGAGCTCTATTCTCCTCGATTTACGGGTCTCTGAGTGACACCGTGGGCCGTAAGATCTTTCTGATCATCCCATCATTTGGGGTCATCTTCGGGGCAGTCAGCTTCAGCTTCCAGGCACTTTACCCGCACTTACATCTCGGGTATCTACTTATAAGTGAGGTGATCGTTGGACTATCCGGTAATGTTTTTATCGCCTATATTGTAGCCAAGTGTTACCTGTGTGACATCACTGATATTGCAAACCGGACCAAAAGGCTTGGGGTCATGAAATCCATGTGTTATTTAGGTGGGCCTCTTGGGGCTTTCCTCTCTGGAATACTAATCGACAAAGAGGGATTCGCTGCTGTTTACCTGATCGTAGTTGCCATACACATCGTGGTAATTATCTACGTCGTGCTGTTACTTGATGAGACTGTCGTGTGTTATGTCATCGAAGACGACGACGACATTGAGAAAAGTGGGGACAGTGACGATGACACAAAGAAAGCTGGGTGTGGCCCGTGTTGCATGACGCTGAGTAGGTTGTCGTCTAAGGTGTTGGCGAGTATTGAGCAAACCGTCTCGGTTTGTTTCCGGGCGAGACTCGGCTTCAGACGTAAGCATCTTCTACTGACTCAACTCGTAGGCATCATCCACAATCTCTGCTCATCag CTGAGATGGATTTGACTGTGCTTTACACCAAGCATACACCGTTGAATTGGTCGGCCACAACCATCGGTATTTTCATCAGTCTGAGGACTACCCTTAAAGCATTCACTTTGGCTGTTGGACTGCCAGTAATATTTCAG CTGGTTAAACGTCATTGGGTCCAGTTAGACCTTGGGTTGGTATCCATTGGAGTTATATCGACCGCTTCGGCGCTGGTCATTATGGCGTTtgccaaaaacacaacacacatgatgTTAG CTCCTTTCGTTGGTATGTTTATTGGTTTCCCTTGCGTCATCTTGAACTCAATAAAGTCAAAGCTAGTCGAGCCACATGAATACG GATCATTGTTTGCGTCAACGACTCTTATACAAACACTGACCTCAACGGCCGGCTCAGCAGTGTTTAACAGCATCTACGCAGCCTCGTTACCAATCTGGCCGGGGCTGTCCTTTGTCGTTCTGGCTGGTATCTACTTTGTATCATTGTTCTTTCTTCT
- the LOC139941245 gene encoding proton-coupled folate transporter-like isoform X2 — MKFADLAQSIMKYLKLITVEPVMFAISVTTFMQQPSNQQLVLQKVCLLNFNKTICNEGVDEFIAVENIVHADAAYWSFYLKIALFLPGALFSSIYGSLSDTVGRKIFLIIPSFGVIFGAVSFSFQALYPHLHLGYLLISEVIVGLSGNVFIAYIVAKCYLCDITDIANRTKRLGVMKSMCYLGGPLGAFLSGILIDKEGFAAVYLIVVAIHIVVIIYVVLLLDETVVCYVIEDDDDIEKSGDSDDDTKKAGCGPCCMTLSRLSSKVLASIEQTVSVCFRARLGFRRKHLLLTQLVGIIHNLCSSAEMDLTVLYTKHTPLNWSATTIGIFISLRTTLKAFTLAVGLPVIFQLVKRHWVQLDLGLVSIGVISTASALVIMAFAKNTTHMMLAPFVGMFIGFPCVILNSIKSKLVEPHEYGKVEIRETVAGKFIFKSQA, encoded by the exons ATGAAATTCGCCGACCTCGCCCAGTCGATTATGAAGTATTTGAAACTCATAACTGTGGAGCCTGTAATGTTCGCCATCTCAGTTACTACGTTCATGCAGCAGCCTTCAAACCAACAGTTAGTCTTACAGAAAGTATGTCTACTCAACTTCAACAAGACAATATGCAATGAGGGTGTGGATGAGTTCATTGCTGTGGAGAATATCGTCCATGCTGATGCAGCTTACTGGAGCTTCTACCTGAAGATTGCGCTGTTTCTCCCAGGAGCTCTATTCTCCTCGATTTACGGGTCTCTGAGTGACACCGTGGGCCGTAAGATCTTTCTGATCATCCCATCATTTGGGGTCATCTTCGGGGCAGTCAGCTTCAGCTTCCAGGCACTTTACCCGCACTTACATCTCGGGTATCTACTTATAAGTGAGGTGATCGTTGGACTATCCGGTAATGTTTTTATCGCCTATATTGTAGCCAAGTGTTACCTGTGTGACATCACTGATATTGCAAACCGGACCAAAAGGCTTGGGGTCATGAAATCCATGTGTTATTTAGGTGGGCCTCTTGGGGCTTTCCTCTCTGGAATACTAATCGACAAAGAGGGATTCGCTGCTGTTTACCTGATCGTAGTTGCCATACACATCGTGGTAATTATCTACGTCGTGCTGTTACTTGATGAGACTGTCGTGTGTTATGTCATCGAAGACGACGACGACATTGAGAAAAGTGGGGACAGTGACGATGACACAAAGAAAGCTGGGTGTGGCCCGTGTTGCATGACGCTGAGTAGGTTGTCGTCTAAGGTGTTGGCGAGTATTGAGCAAACCGTCTCGGTTTGTTTCCGGGCGAGACTCGGCTTCAGACGTAAGCATCTTCTACTGACTCAACTCGTAGGCATCATCCACAATCTCTGCTCATCag CTGAGATGGATTTGACTGTGCTTTACACCAAGCATACACCGTTGAATTGGTCGGCCACAACCATCGGTATTTTCATCAGTCTGAGGACTACCCTTAAAGCATTCACTTTGGCTGTTGGACTGCCAGTAATATTTCAG CTGGTTAAACGTCATTGGGTCCAGTTAGACCTTGGGTTGGTATCCATTGGAGTTATATCGACCGCTTCGGCGCTGGTCATTATGGCGTTtgccaaaaacacaacacacatgatgTTAG CTCCTTTCGTTGGTATGTTTATTGGTTTCCCTTGCGTCATCTTGAACTCAATAAAGTCAAAGCTAGTCGAGCCACATGAATACGGTAAGGTCGAGATCCGAGAGACGGTGGCGGGAAAGTTCATTTTCAAGAGCCAAGCATGA
- the LOC139938392 gene encoding GTP-binding protein 2-like produces MASSCRPRKMSSSQEKSPALACSMSNLPPEVEEGNVEYKLKLVSPSPSRFEHLVTQMKWRLREGQGEAIYEIGVEDNGMLAGLLPVDLTASMDTLDRMANKLGATTTVLRQRTVESEGETLEEERKACEVLVRRIPDDQQFINLRVAVLGNVDVGKSTLLGVLTQGELDNGRGRARLNLFRHLHEIQSGRTSSISHETLGFNSKGEVINYGDSQQGCLTAEEICENASKLITLIDLAGHHKYLKTTITGLMGYAPDFAMLVVSANTGIAGTTKEHIGLAMALQVPIFVVINKIDVCPKCLIQRTLDQLTRLLSGPGCKKIPYRVESDDNAVTAARSFNNSNICPIFLVSSVTGQHLDMLKKFLHVLPPSHSSLEQEKLSQELAEFQVDEVYSVPDVGRVVGGTLSRGIVKEQERLLLGPDDNGHFSPVTVHTVHRNRTSCRVVRPGQAATLAVGDWQKCTLRKGMVLVSSDLNPIACLEFEATIFVLFHVTSISKGFQATVHIGNVCQTVVISHMDTPSLKTNSQAVVRFRFIKQPEYIRAGARLLFREGTTKGMGNVTKICLEADVDR; encoded by the exons ATGGCTTCTTCGTGTAGGCCTCGCAAGATGTCTTCCAGCCAGGAAAAATCTCCAGCCTTGGCTTGTTCAATGTCGAATCTTCCGCCCGAG GTGGAAGAAGGAAATGTTGAATACAAG CTAAAGCTTGTCAGCCCATCTCCAAGTCGTTTTGAACACCTAGTGACTCAGATGAAGTGGAGGCTGAGAGAGGGACAGGGTGAAGCCATCTATGAGATCGGAGTGGAGGataatggaatgttggctggccTCTTACCAGTGGATCTGACAGCATCGATGGATACGCTGGACAGAATGGCTAACAA ACTTGGAGCAACAACTACCGTCTTGAGACAACGTACCGTGGAGAGTGAAGGAGAGACCCTTGAGGAGGAACGCAAGGCATGTGAGGTGCTCGTCAGAAGAATACCAGATGACCAACAG TTCATCAACCTGCGTGTTGCCGTCCTTGGCAATGTTGACGTTGGTAAAAGCACATTACTAGGCGTTCTCACCCAGGGGGAGTTGGACAACGGGCGTGGTCGAGCGAGACTAAACCTCTTTCGTCATCTTCATGAGATTCAGTCAGGGAGAACATCAAGCATCAGTCATGAGACCCTTGGATTTAACAGCAAAGGGGAG GTCATCAACTATGGTGACAGCCAACAGGGATGCCTGACTGCGGAAGAGATCTGTGAGAATGCATCCAAGCTGATCACTCTTATCGATCTAGCTGGACACCACAAATACCTAAAGACTACCATCACTGGTCTGATGGGCTATGCACCGGACTTTGCAATGCTGGTGGTCAGCGCTAACACTGGCATCG CTGGTACAACAAAAGAACACATTGGGCTGGCCATGGCCCTGCAGGTCCCCATCTTTGTTGTCATCAATAAGATTGATGTTTGCCCCAAGTGTTTGATACAACGAACCTTGGATCAGTTGACGAGACTTCTCTCTGGTCCGGGATGTAAGAAGATTCCATACAGAGTGGAAAGTGACGACAACGCAGTCACTGCCGCAAGAAGCTTCAATAACTCAAA TATATGCCCAATCTTCCTGGTATCCAGTGTGACCGGTCAGCACCTTGACATGCTCAAGAAGTTTCTGCATGTTCTTCCACCGTCTCACAGCAGCTTAGAACAAGAAAAACTCTCCCAAGAACTTGCAGAATTCCAG GTTGATGAGGTTTACAGTGTGCCTGATGTTGGCCGAGTCGTAGGAGGAACGTTATCAAG AGGAATTGTGAAAGAGCAAGAGAGACTACTGTTAGGACCAGATGACAATGGCCACTTCAGTCCTGTCACAGTGCACACCGTACACAGAAACCGAACGTCATGTAGAGTCGTGCGACCTGGCCAGGCCGCCACGCTGGCCGTGGGAGACTGGCAAAAGTGTACATTAAGGAAG ggtATGGTATTAGTCAGCAGTGACCTCAATCCTATAGCCTGTCTGGAATTTGAGGCTACTATTTTTGTACTCTTCCATGTGACCTCCATCAGTAAAGGATTCCAGGCAACTGTCCATATAGGCAATGTATGCCAGACAGTCGTCATATCACACATGGATACG CCATCACTAAAGACAAACAGCCAAGCAGTAGTCCGGTTCCGATTCATTAAACAGCCAGAGTACATAAGGGCAGGTGCTAGACTGCTCTTCAGAGAAGGGACGACAAAGGGAATGGGCAATGTGACAAAAATATGTCTGGAAGCCGATGTTGACCGATAA